The Deltaproteobacteria bacterium genomic interval TTGAACGCCGCGGCGAGCGCGAACCCCTTCGCCATGATGTGGAAGATGGGGGTGACCATGAGGATCGAGCTCTCCCCCTCCAGCAGGTAGTCGCGGAACACGTCCTCCGAGATGTCCTTCACGTACGACACCTCGCCGGCGTGGTTCCCGGCGACTCCCTTCGGGAACCCGGTCGTGCCGCCGGTGTACTTGATGTAGGCCAGGTCGTTCGTCGGGTCGATGTCGATCCCCGGGAGGTGCGGCCGCCCCCTGCGGAGGACCTCCCGGAACGAGCGGATCTCCCCGCCCCGCTCCACGTGTCCCGCAGGGACCTTGTCGAACAGGTGCGCGACGGCGCGCTTCCAGGGCGCCACCAGGTCCAGGAGCCCGGTGACGACGACCCGCTTCACGTCGGTCTTCCCGAGGATCTCCCGGACGTACATGAAGTTGGTGTCGAGGCAGACGATCGTCCCGACCTCGGCGTCGTTGACGATGTACTCCAGCTCGTGGGAGGTGTAGATGGGGGAGACCGGCACGACGACCGCGCCGATCCGGTTGATCGCGAAGTTCGCGATCACCCACTGCGGGCAGTTCCGCAGGTACAGCAGGACCCGGTCGTGGTTCCGTACCCCGATCTCGAGGAGGCCGGAGGCGAACCGGTCCACGAGGCGCCCGAGCGCCGCGTAGCTGTACCGCTGCCCGAGGTAGACGATCGCCGTCCGGTCGGGGAACCTCCGGCGCGACTCCTCGAACCCGGCGAACGTCGTCCCCGCGTAGTAGCCGTCCATCCGCCGTCAGATCCCGAAGTAGGCGGACTTCACGTCCGGGTTGTCCATCAGCTCTTCCTTCGTCCCTTCCATGATGGCGGATCCGTTCTCGATGATGTACCCCCGGTCGATCACCGGGATGACCGGCCGCGCGTACTGCTCGGCGATGACGACGGTGATCCCGCCCGCCGCCCGGATCTCCCGGACCGCGTCGATCACGATCTTCTGGTAGGCGGGGCTCAACCCCAGGAGCGGCTCGTCGAGGAGCAGGAGCTTCGGCCTCGCCATGAGCGCCCGCCCGATCGCCAGCATCTGCTGCTCCCCGCCGGAGAGGAATCCGCCCGGGCGGTGGATGTGGTCCTTGAGGCGCGGAAAGAGGGCGAAGACCCGCTCGATGTCCCGTTTCCGTTCGCTTCGCGGGGCGAGGTACGATCCGATCCGCAGGTTCTCGATGACCGAGCTCTCCCCGAAGATCCGGCGCCGCTCCGGGCAGAGGATGACGCCGCGGGCGGCCCGCTCGTGCGCCGGCAGCGACGTCACGTCCTCCCCGTCCACCGTGACGCTCCCGAAGAGGGAGATGTTCTCCCCGCCCCGCATCCGCTCCTTCTTCCGGACGTCCAGGAGGATCCCGGAGAGGGCGTACATGAGCGTGCTCTTCCCCGCGCTGTTCGAGCCGAAGACCCCCACGACCGAATCCTTCGCCGCCCGCAGGCCCACGTTGTTCAGGGCCAGCGTGTTCTCGTAATACACCATCAGCCCGGACGCGGAAAGCATCGCTACTCCAGCTCGACCCCGAGGTACGCCTCCCTCACCCGGCGGTCCCCGATGACGTCCTTGTAGTGCCCCTCGGCGATCTTCTCCCCGAACTGAAGCGCCATGACCCGGTCGGCCACCCGGAACAGCTCCCGCAGCCGGTGCTCGACCATGATGAGCGTGATCCCCTCCATCTTCAGCTTCTCGATCAGCGGCAGCATGCTCGCGATCTCGCTCGCGCTCAAGCCCGAGAACACCTCGTCGCAGAAGATCACCTCCGGGCGCAGGGCGAGGCAGCGGGCGAGCTCCAGCCGCTTCAGGTAGCCGGTCGGAAGGGCGGAGGCGAGCTTGTAGGGGACCCGGGAGTCGCGCTCGAAGCCGATCTCCTCCAGGATGTCCACCGCGACCGTCGCCCGGTCCCCGTGCTTCCCCCCGCCGCGCCACCCCCCTTCCTTCCGCGCGCGCGGCGACCAGAGCGGGATCACGAGGTTCCGGTACGCCGGCAGCGAGTAGAAGGGGCGCATGACCTGGAACGTCCGCGCGATCCCCGCCCGCGCGACCTTGTGCGCGGGCCACCGGGTGATCTCCCTCTGCCGGAAGAACACCTTCCCCTCGTCCGGGCGGACGAACCCGGTGATGCAGTTGATGAGGGTGGTCTTCCCCGATCCGTTCGGCCCGATGATCCCGAAGATCTCCCCCTGCTTCACGGAGAAGCTCACCGAGGAGAGAGCCGTCAGCCCCCCGAACGTCTTGCCGAGCCCATCCGTGGAGAGGATGCTCATACCTCGACCCACCGCTCGAACTGCTCGTATTTCCGGGTGCAGTACGTCATGATCCCCTCGCTCCGGAACACGATGAAGCCGACCAGGACGGCGCAGTAGATGACGATGCGGAACGTCCCGAACACCCGGAGGAACTCGGACAGCGGCACGAGGATGAGGCAGCCGACGACCGCTCCGAAGAGCCCCCCGCCCCCCCCGATCGTGACCGCGGCGATCGGAATGATCGAGAAGTCCAGCGCGAAGAGGGAGAGCCCCGCCCACATGTAGATGTGCGCCAGGTACGCGCCGCCGAAGCAGCCGACGAGGGAGGCGATGAAGACCGCCAGCGCCTTGATCCGCGTCACGTCGATCCCAGACGCCCGCACCGACTGGTCGTTGTCCTTCACCGCGTGCATCACCAGCCCGATGTCCTCGGCGAGGAGCCGCCGGAGCCCGAACAGGACCGCCAGCAGGACGGCGATGATCGCGTAGTTCTCCACGTGCGGGCTCGGGAAGCTGTCCAGTCCCGTGATCCCGTTCGTCCCGCCGAGGACGTCGAACGCCTCGATCAGCCGGGTGAAGAGCAGCGGGTACATCAGCGTGACGATGGCGAAGTACACCCCGCGCAGGGAGAGGCACGGCAGGATCATCGCCGTCGACACCGCCGCCCCGGCGACGGCGGCGGCCGGGATCGACAGGTAGACGGGCAGGTGCAGGTGCACGTTGAAGATGGCCGCGAAGTAGCCGCCCAGGCCGATGAACATCGAGCCGCCGAGGCAGACGAGGCCGACGCGGTTGGCCAGGAAGTCGAACGAGATCGCCAGCAGCCCGTAGACGCACAGGATGTTCACCACCCGCTTCCAGTAGGGGGCCGCCTCGAGCGCGAGCGGGAGGAGGAGCATCCCCGCGATCAGGACGACGCGCGGACCGGCCAGGTACGCCATCTCCCGGAGGGACGAGACGGCGTAGATCCCGTCGCTGCGGACCTTGATCCCGCGGTCGATCCGCTCTTTCCTGCGCTGCGCTCCGTTCATACCCGGTCGTCCAGCTCCTTCTGCTTCCCGAAGATCCCGGAGGGGCGCACCAGCAGCGTGACGATGATCGCGAGCAGGGAGATCACCATCTGGTAGTGGGCGGAGAGGAACACCTCGGTCAGGACCTGCGCGAACCCGATGATGAGGGACGCCAGGATCGCGCCGCCGAAGCTCCCCAGCCCCCCGATGATGCTGACCGCGATGGAGTAGAGGAGGACGTTGTACCCGGTCTCCACGACGATGTTCCCGAGAGGGAGGATCAGCACCGCGGCGAAGGCGGAGAGCCCGGCGCCGACGGCGAAGGAGACCAGCGCCTTCCCGTCGGAGTCGATGCCGAGCATCATGGCGGCCCGCTCGTCCTGGGCGATCGCCTTGAGCGCGAGGCCGGTCTTCGTGTGCCTCACGAAGAGGTTCAACCCCGCGAACACCGCCGCGCCGAGGACGAGGACGAAGATCCGCTGGTAGTCCACGACGATCCCGCCGACATCGACCGTTCCGGCGAGGAAGGAGGGGAGGGTGAAGGTGGATCCCCGCAGCCCCCCCCACCGCAGCCCCTCGATGACGGCCAGCCCCACCGCGTAGGTCGCGATGATTTCCGAGATCTCCATCCCCCGGATCCGGAGGATGAACAGCCGGTAGATCAGCCCCCCGATGACGGCGGTCGCGGCGATCCCCACCGCGATGGCCGGGAGGTAGCCGAGGCCCAGGGCGTTGACGCCGAGCCACACGATGTACCCGGTCGTGACGTAGAGCGCCCCGTGCGCGAAGTTGGGCAGACGGCTGATGCTGTACACCAGCGTGAAGCCCAGCGCCATCAGCGAGAGCGTCGCGCTGTTGATGGCGCCGTAGACGAGAATGTCCACCGCTACATCACTTCATCCACGGGGGAAGGAGGATCTTCCCCTCCGCGGTTTTCGGCGGGAACACCTGGACCCGCCTCCCCTTCTGCCACTGGACGATCGAGGTCACCGCCCCCTGCTCGGGGTCGAGGGACGGGATGACCTGGTGGCTCTTCTTGTCGAACGCGATCCTCCCGTACACCCCCATGACGTTCACGTTCTCGAGCGCCGCGATGACGGCCCCGGACTCCACGGTCCCGGCCTTCTCGATCGCCTCCTTCAGCACGTAGACCGCCATGTAGCTCGAGGAGGTGCCGTACCCTTCCGGCTCCAGCCCCCACCGCTTCTTGTAGGCGTCGGCGAACTTCATCGTCCACGGGGTGATCTTCGCCGGCGCGTTCCCGCCGTTCACCAGGTTGACGATCAGGAACTCGCCCTTCCCCTCGGTCGCCTTCCAGAACCCGGGCTGCTCGGCGGCGTTCACGAATCCCATCGGAAGCGCCTTCATCTTCATCGAGCTCCACTGCTTGAGGAGGATCGAGCTCTCGGGCATGTCCATCCAGAGGAAGAGGATGTCCGCCTTCCGCTTCGAGGCGTCGGAGAGGCCGACGGAGTAGTCGGTGGTCCCGGTGGGGTAGATCTTCATGTCGACGACCTCCCACCCCTTGTCCGCCATCATCTTCTTCATCACTTCGCCGCCCTTGCGGGCGTGCTCGACGTCCTGGACCATGATGTAGACCTTGTTGAAGCCGTGCCCCTTCTTGACGTCGCCGAGCAGGGTGATGAACTCGTTGGCCATCACGCCGACGTGGCTCGAGATCCGGAAGCAGTATTTGTACTTGTCGTAATTGTCCGCGACCTTCTTGTGGTACGCGGGCGTCAGCACCCCGGTCGTCAGGATGCTCACCTTTTTGTATTTGTTCAGCAGGTCCATGGCGGCCAGCGCCGCCTCGGAGCGGACCGGCCCGCCGACGATGAAGTCCGCCTTCTTCTCGAGGATGAGCTTCTCGACGCCGAGCAGCGCCTCGCTGACGGGGACGCCGGGCTCCAGGTCCCGCGTGTCGATGACCTCCGCCTGGAAGGGGCGCTTGACGCTGCCCACCTTGACCCCGCCGGCCGCGTTGATCTCCTCGATGGCCAGCCGGATCCCGCGCTCCGCGTCCCATCCGTACAGGAAGGCGGTGGCGAGGGGGGCGCCGATGACGATCGGTTTTTCCGCCGCCGCCCCGACGCCGGGGAGAAACGCTACGAAGGCGAGCAGCAACAGGCACCATCCGGTACCACGAACGGTCTTTTTCATACGGGTTCTCCTTACGAAAGGGGTGTCAATGAAAATAAAACGGTTTCTCGAAATTGTCAATGCGGGGGACCGGTTCGTCCCGCAACCGGAGAGGGATCAACCGCTTGACAGTCATCGACGTATTGTGGCACTTGAATGCTTGAATACCGGGGGAACGGAACGTACGCGCCGATCGGGGGGAAAATGAGCGGAAATCCGGATTTTGAAGGTCGCGTCGCGGTGGTCACCGGCGGCGCGCGGGGGATCGGGCTGGCCATCACCCGGGCGCTTGCCGATTGCGGCGCGTCCGTTCACGTGTTCGACGTCGCGAAGGGGGAAGGGAGCGGCACCTGCCCGTACCGGTTCCACCAGGTCGACATCTGCGATTCCGCCGCGGTGGCCGCCGCCGTGGCGCAACTCCCCGACGGCGCCACGCTGCTGGTGAACAACGCCGGGATCACCCGGGACCGCACCCTGGTGAACATGACCGACGACGAATGGCGATCGGTCCTGTCGGTCAACCTGACCGGCGCCTTCCACATGGCGCGCGCGCTCGCCCCCGGGATGCGGAAGGCAGGGTACGGCCGGATCGTGAACATCACCTCCATCAACGGGATGCGCGGCAAGTTCGGGCAGGCGAACTACAGCGCCTCGAAGGCGGGACTGATCGGGCTGACCAAGGCGCTCGCGCGGGAGCTGGGGCCCAAGGGGGTGACGGTGAACGCGGTGGCGCCCGGAATGGTCATGACGGAGATGGCGGCCGCTGTCCCGCCGGAGGTGGTGGCGAAGGCGAAGGCGGAAAGCGTCCTCCCCTCGCTCGCCACGCCGGAGGACGTCGCCGCCGTCGTGCTCTTCCTCCTGTCCGACGCGGCCCGGATGGTCACCGGGGAGGTGATCCGGGTGGACGCGGGGCAGTACATCTGATGCGGATCGATTTCCACGTCCACATGGGGGTGTACGCCTTCCACAACCCGTCGGTGACGGAGTGGATGAAGCAGTCGCACCCGGTCGGGTACGAGGAGTACATCCGCAAATACGACGACCCGGGCGCGTTCGAGGAGCTGCTGGCCGCAGAAGGGGTCGATTACGCCTGCGTCCTCGCCGAGCTCAGCTCCGCCACGACCGGCCTGTGCACGAACGAGCAGGTACGCGACTTCTGCCGCGGAAGGAATCGGCTGATCCCGTTCTGCGACATCAGCCCCAACCGATACACCGACCTCGGGGAGGAGCTGCGGCGGAAGGTGGGGGACGAAGGTTTTCGCGGGGTCAAGATGCTTCCTTCGTACCAGCACTTCTACCCGAACGACGCGAGGATGTACCCGTTGTACGACGCGGCGCAGGAGCTCGGCGTCCCCGTCCTCGTCCACACCGGCTCCTCCGTCTTCCGGGGGACGCGGATGAAATACGCCGACCCGCTCCACCTGGACGACGTCGCGGTCGACTTCCCCGGCCTGAGCCTGGTGATGGCGCATGCGGGGCGGGGTTTCTGGTACGACCGGGCGTTCTTCCTGGCCAAGCTCCACAAGAACGTGTACCTCGAACTGTCCGGCCTCCCCCCCGGGAAGTTGATGACCTACTTCCCGGAGCTCGACCGGCTCACGGACAAGGCGATCTTCGGGAGCGACTGGCCGGGGATGCCCCACATCCGCCGGAACATGGACGCGATCGCGGGGCTCCCGCTGCCGGCGGAGGGGGTGGAACGGATTCTCGGGGGGAATGCGGCGCGGCTGCTGCGTATCTGAGCGCGGCGCGTCCGGGACTCCCGCCTGGGTTGCGTCGCCTCGGAGGGCGGGGCTCCGTTCGTGGCTCGCCGTGCGATGAACCTGCACGGCTGCGCTTTACCTCACTTCGCCCCCCCTCCTGCGGCGACTCCGCCGGACCCTCCGGCCGCCGCGGTTTCCTCCCGCTGTCGGGTGCTCTTCAGCGCCGTCTCCAGCGTGATGGTGTCCAGGACCGCCTTGGTGAGCTCGTCGATCTCGTGGGTGATGGTCTGGAGCTCCGCGACGATCGGGTCGCCCGCACGCCGGAGGCGGCCCGGCACGTCGAGCTCCGATTCCAGCGTCTCGAAGAGCTGGATCACGTCCAGCAGCGTCGTCCGCCCGACGTTCCCCGCGAACCGGTACCCCCCGCCGACCCCCCGCACCGCCTGC includes:
- a CDS encoding branched-chain amino acid ABC transporter permease, producing the protein MNGAQRRKERIDRGIKVRSDGIYAVSSLREMAYLAGPRVVLIAGMLLLPLALEAAPYWKRVVNILCVYGLLAISFDFLANRVGLVCLGGSMFIGLGGYFAAIFNVHLHLPVYLSIPAAAVAGAAVSTAMILPCLSLRGVYFAIVTLMYPLLFTRLIEAFDVLGGTNGITGLDSFPSPHVENYAIIAVLLAVLFGLRRLLAEDIGLVMHAVKDNDQSVRASGIDVTRIKALAVFIASLVGCFGGAYLAHIYMWAGLSLFALDFSIIPIAAVTIGGGGGLFGAVVGCLILVPLSEFLRVFGTFRIVIYCAVLVGFIVFRSEGIMTYCTRKYEQFERWVEV
- a CDS encoding ABC transporter substrate-binding protein, with product MKKTVRGTGWCLLLLAFVAFLPGVGAAAEKPIVIGAPLATAFLYGWDAERGIRLAIEEINAAGGVKVGSVKRPFQAEVIDTRDLEPGVPVSEALLGVEKLILEKKADFIVGGPVRSEAALAAMDLLNKYKKVSILTTGVLTPAYHKKVADNYDKYKYCFRISSHVGVMANEFITLLGDVKKGHGFNKVYIMVQDVEHARKGGEVMKKMMADKGWEVVDMKIYPTGTTDYSVGLSDASKRKADILFLWMDMPESSILLKQWSSMKMKALPMGFVNAAEQPGFWKATEGKGEFLIVNLVNGGNAPAKITPWTMKFADAYKKRWGLEPEGYGTSSSYMAVYVLKEAIEKAGTVESGAVIAALENVNVMGVYGRIAFDKKSHQVIPSLDPEQGAVTSIVQWQKGRRVQVFPPKTAEGKILLPPWMK
- a CDS encoding branched-chain amino acid ABC transporter permease, producing MDILVYGAINSATLSLMALGFTLVYSISRLPNFAHGALYVTTGYIVWLGVNALGLGYLPAIAVGIAATAVIGGLIYRLFILRIRGMEISEIIATYAVGLAVIEGLRWGGLRGSTFTLPSFLAGTVDVGGIVVDYQRIFVLVLGAAVFAGLNLFVRHTKTGLALKAIAQDERAAMMLGIDSDGKALVSFAVGAGLSAFAAVLILPLGNIVVETGYNVLLYSIAVSIIGGLGSFGGAILASLIIGFAQVLTEVFLSAHYQMVISLLAIIVTLLVRPSGIFGKQKELDDRV
- the fabG gene encoding 3-oxoacyl-ACP reductase FabG, producing the protein MSGNPDFEGRVAVVTGGARGIGLAITRALADCGASVHVFDVAKGEGSGTCPYRFHQVDICDSAAVAAAVAQLPDGATLLVNNAGITRDRTLVNMTDDEWRSVLSVNLTGAFHMARALAPGMRKAGYGRIVNITSINGMRGKFGQANYSASKAGLIGLTKALARELGPKGVTVNAVAPGMVMTEMAAAVPPEVVAKAKAESVLPSLATPEDVAAVVLFLLSDAARMVTGEVIRVDAGQYI
- a CDS encoding AMP-binding protein; amino-acid sequence: MDGYYAGTTFAGFEESRRRFPDRTAIVYLGQRYSYAALGRLVDRFASGLLEIGVRNHDRVLLYLRNCPQWVIANFAINRIGAVVVPVSPIYTSHELEYIVNDAEVGTIVCLDTNFMYVREILGKTDVKRVVVTGLLDLVAPWKRAVAHLFDKVPAGHVERGGEIRSFREVLRRGRPHLPGIDIDPTNDLAYIKYTGGTTGFPKGVAGNHAGEVSYVKDISEDVFRDYLLEGESSILMVTPIFHIMAKGFALAAAFNKGNTLVLMPIPEPDAILEAIGRHRVSWMLGVPALYRILLENDRICEYDLSTLRYCYCGGDVLPAEVLKSWEALCGVPIHQVYGSTEVGHVSYSPLGKRPSPKTVGKPLRSRKCVIVDPESGEPLPRGEVGELAVTSRYTLKSY
- a CDS encoding ABC transporter ATP-binding protein → MSILSTDGLGKTFGGLTALSSVSFSVKQGEIFGIIGPNGSGKTTLINCITGFVRPDEGKVFFRQREITRWPAHKVARAGIARTFQVMRPFYSLPAYRNLVIPLWSPRARKEGGWRGGGKHGDRATVAVDILEEIGFERDSRVPYKLASALPTGYLKRLELARCLALRPEVIFCDEVFSGLSASEIASMLPLIEKLKMEGITLIMVEHRLRELFRVADRVMALQFGEKIAEGHYKDVIGDRRVREAYLGVELE
- a CDS encoding amidohydrolase; the protein is MRIDFHVHMGVYAFHNPSVTEWMKQSHPVGYEEYIRKYDDPGAFEELLAAEGVDYACVLAELSSATTGLCTNEQVRDFCRGRNRLIPFCDISPNRYTDLGEELRRKVGDEGFRGVKMLPSYQHFYPNDARMYPLYDAAQELGVPVLVHTGSSVFRGTRMKYADPLHLDDVAVDFPGLSLVMAHAGRGFWYDRAFFLAKLHKNVYLELSGLPPGKLMTYFPELDRLTDKAIFGSDWPGMPHIRRNMDAIAGLPLPAEGVERILGGNAARLLRI
- a CDS encoding Rrf2 family transcriptional regulator; its protein translation is MKLNKGSLYALFALLELARDSGRQLSTTDIAEKYGISTHHLAKVMRNLVHAGLVQAVRGVGGGYRFAGNVGRTTLLDVIQLFETLESELDVPGRLRRAGDPIVAELQTITHEIDELTKAVLDTITLETALKSTRQREETAAAGGSGGVAAGGGAK
- a CDS encoding ATP-binding cassette domain-containing protein, which gives rise to MLSASGLMVYYENTLALNNVGLRAAKDSVVGVFGSNSAGKSTLMYALSGILLDVRKKERMRGGENISLFGSVTVDGEDVTSLPAHERAARGVILCPERRRIFGESSVIENLRIGSYLAPRSERKRDIERVFALFPRLKDHIHRPGGFLSGGEQQMLAIGRALMARPKLLLLDEPLLGLSPAYQKIVIDAVREIRAAGGITVVIAEQYARPVIPVIDRGYIIENGSAIMEGTKEELMDNPDVKSAYFGI